A genomic window from Panthera tigris isolate Pti1 chromosome B4, P.tigris_Pti1_mat1.1, whole genome shotgun sequence includes:
- the LOC122240071 gene encoding C-type lectin domain family 2 member A-like gives MEDGLSLGNSDFQSKGDIITFNLTNKPQGPSKRNKERLCICKVITIVMFFLMILITTLATILAVEKHKSSAERVSCLDGWIGYLGKCFYFSESTRTWTASQNFCASHAATLAVFNTTKELDFLKRYSDHSQYWIGLSREAGQSWKWIDGTIYSGWFQVIGIGECAYLHKTGIRGSSTRLVRKWICSKSDICIPRS, from the exons ATGGAGGATGGACTATCGCTGGGGAATTCAGATTTCCAGTCTAAGG gagaCATTATCACTTTCAACCTTACCAACAAACCACAAGGAccctcaaaaaggaataaagagagaCTTTGTATCTGTAAAGTTATCACCATTGTCATGTTCTTTCTGATGATTTTGATAACTACCCTGGCCACAATTTTAGCAG TTGAAAAACACAAATCTTCCGCTGAACGCGTGTCATGCTTGGATGGCTGGATTGGTTACCTAGGAAAGTGCTTCTATTTCTCCGAAAGTACAAGAACCTGGACAGCAAGCCAGAACTTCTGTGCCTCTCATGCAGCCACTCTTGCTGTCTTCAACACCACAAAAGAACTG GATTTCCTGAAGCGATATTCTGACCACTCTCAATATTGGATTGGACTGAGTCGAGAAGCAGGACAGAGCTGGAAGTGGATAGATGGAACCATATACAGTGGTTG gtttcaAGTCATTGGAATTGGAGAATGTGCCTATCTACACAAAACAGGGATCAGAGGCTCCAGTACCCGCTTGGTTAGAAAATGGATTTGTAGCAAATCAGACATATGCATACCCAGAAGTTAA